Part of the Paenibacillus kyungheensis genome, AGCGTGTCTGTCTTTCTCCATCACGATTGCTACATTTATACAAAGCAGAGACAGGAGAGACGATCGTCGATACAGTGACTCGTATGAGGCTAGAACAAGCTGAATATCTGTTGCGCTTTACCCCGCAGTATATTAACGAAATCGCTTATGAAGTAGGCTTTAATTCACAGACTTATTTTTCTCGTAAATTTGCCGAGCACTTTGGTGTCAATCCTTCGACATTTCGTCAGGGACATACACTTCAACCGATTATACTGACTTCGTAATCAACACAAAAAGCCCCTGTGGCTTAGAACAGAAACGATAGTAATTATCGATCTGCTCTAGCACAGGGGCTTTGGTGTATCTATTTAACAAAGGCTATCCGTTTTATTTAGAACGAGCTTGTTTGTTATGGTGAACACGTCTCATAATCAATCCAAACAATAACAATGCTGATCCAGCTAACCAGAAAGGCATATTGCTAGACTCGCCTGTTTGTGGCAAACGATCCACATCAGGTGTGTTTGTTGGAGTAGACGGATTCGATGGTACGGTTCCTTTAGGAATTGGATCATCATTTACCGGAATATCTTTGTCCGGCGTTACCGGTACATTCCCTTGAGGGATCGGATCATCATTGATCGGAACCTCCGGGTCTGATGGTGAATCCGGCGTTGGATTGTTGCTTACCGGAGTAGATGGTTCATTCCCTGGTTGTGATGGTTGTGTCGGTGTATCTGGTGTAGGCTCTCCAGAACCTTGTGGAATCGGATCATCATTTACTGGAACATTAGCAAATGGGTCATCCGGTGTAGGCTCTACACGTCCACCTGGCACGTCATCATCGTCATTATTAGATGGTTGCCCAGGATTCGTTGGCGTTGTACCATCTGGCGTTGTCGGTGTAGTAGGAGGCGTCTCCGGTGTTCCGCCACCTCCGCCGCCCGGTGGTGTTACCACTGGTGGCTGTGTTACTGGTGGAATCACGACCGGTTGTTTCTCATTCGTGATCGTCAGTGACAACATATTGCCTTTTTTCAAAGTACTAGAATCAATAGTTACATCATGTACTGTAGGATCAAGTACATATCCAGCAGGTGCTTTGATTTCTTGTAATGTATATTTACCATAAAGCAGGTTCGTGTACATTACTTGTCCTTGTGCATCTGTTGTTAACTCGATTGCTGGTTTGCTTTGAGCTACATCTTGTAATTTGAACGTAGCATCTTCTAGCGGTAAGCTCTTATCGTCTTTATCGACTTTTTGTACTGCTAATTTGCCGACTACGCCTGAACCTGTACCTGAACCGGAAGAAGTACGTACTTCAATTTCTTGTTCTGTGGCAACCGTTCCTTTTGTAATACCGTTACCGGAAAAGGCTACGCTGTTGCTGACTGCTTCTCTATCCGCTGCTGTAATCATACTTGAGTATTCAAGAATAAAAGCAGAACGGATCGGTTTGATGAACGTTAATTCAAAACGAGGTGTTTCGCCTGCAAAGAATGCTAATTTGTAGTCGGTTCCTTTTACCATTTCAGTTCCTTTAGACAATCCACCATTGCTAGCTACATTCGCTGCAAACAAGTGGAAAGAACTGCTGGATAACACTTGATTCGGTGTAGGAGTATCTACAATCTTGGCATTTTCTACATAAGATTGACCGCGGTTAATGTAAACCGTCCAATTGATTTTGTCTCCATCTTGTGTACCTGTTTTGGAGACATATTCGCCACCTTTAGGAATCTCTACAACAGCTGCCCACGGATAATAATCATTACCGCTACGAAGTACAGCTTCATTATGAATATTGGAATCAATTACTTGATTCTCAAGCGTTGTTTTGAATGTAATCCAGTAAGGTGTGTTGATTGTGTCATTAAAAGCAATTTTTAGTTGATTCGTATTCTGTGCTGTAGGAGCAGTGAATGTATATGCTGAAGAATCTACAGTCGATCCTTTAGAAGTACCATTCCACCAGCCTAACAAATTCAGATTATTCACTTCTAGCGATCCAGGTACATACGTTTGACCGGATTCAAGTGTATCTGTAATCACAGCATTAGGTAGTTCTTTTTTGTTGTAGTTTGCTTTGATTGTCCAAGTGATCTCTTTGGTTGTTGCGTTATAAACGCCTTCTTTAGAGCCATTGTTGACAGTCATATTATCTGGCCAGAAACGTGCTTCTGTTGTTTGAGAACGAGGTGTACCGTTTTCTGTCCAAGTTAATTTAGCACCATTGTAGAACTCAGGTTTTGTTTTATCTATTTTCCAATCGTTATTGAACGTTGTTCCATATTGGATCGTTAACTGTTCCTTAACGTCTTGAGCAAATTTGATATCAAAACCAGACTTGGCATTGCTTGTGGTTACGGTATAAGCAGATTTTGGAAGTTTAGCACCATCAGCTGTACGAACAACCAGTGTAGATGGTAAAAATTCTAAGCCACCGTTTGTGAAATAATCGTTGATCGCTACATCAGACATTGTATATCCATCACGATTGACGACTAATTTCCATGTTGC contains:
- a CDS encoding collagen binding domain-containing protein: MKKAKQISAFVLSLILMVHLLVGATSTIYAADTSSSSSTESTDSSQVANSGSTDTTSTNDQSTVQSDTYAPTDGSGSGNSGSTGDPSTTPPTDPTTPTTPEPAPVANSQSILTNVTIVDANNNVIDMVKNPDYQIEAGAPVSLIYQWALPDDGSYKAGSTYEFDIPAAFKLYNDINNVPLSFDGDSVGSFNVTSKGHVTMTFNKFVEEHSQIGGMLQINTEFSKEILKGSTEIEIPFPINGSDKVIVIVIKPEKGAAISKKGDVQKNQQVNWTVDVNTNLKHIQNGVLTDPIPTGLTLDPNSIHVYNLDVNVDGSTKVGQEITSGYQLTTNPADFKITFAQDIRSAYRVTYSTAVDKGTQTSYTNTATLTSSVESVKASATVSVKRGEFLSKNVVGYDDKTRTISWSINYNMNEQPITKAKALLKDRFNGTQQFLQNTFKVVNVTTGTTMVEGTDYTLTPVTNDKGTNGFDLQFNSDITSGYTITYQTQATGRVYTDEKVINKVTSDGTGVQAGQNLQSTIFVKTLSDANYISKIATWKLVVNRDGYTMSDVAINDYFTNGGLEFLPSTLVVRTADGAKLPKSAYTVTTSNAKSGFDIKFAQDVKEQLTIQYGTTFNNDWKIDKTKPEFYNGAKLTWTENGTPRSQTTEARFWPDNMTVNNGSKEGVYNATTKEITWTIKANYNKKELPNAVITDTLESGQTYVPGSLEVNNLNLLGWWNGTSKGSTVDSSAYTFTAPTAQNTNQLKIAFNDTINTPYWITFKTTLENQVIDSNIHNEAVLRSGNDYYPWAAVVEIPKGGEYVSKTGTQDGDKINWTVYINRGQSYVENAKIVDTPTPNQVLSSSSFHLFAANVASNGGLSKGTEMVKGTDYKLAFFAGETPRFELTFIKPIRSAFILEYSSMITAADREAVSNSVAFSGNGITKGTVATEQEIEVRTSSGSGTGSGVVGKLAVQKVDKDDKSLPLEDATFKLQDVAQSKPAIELTTDAQGQVMYTNLLYGKYTLQEIKAPAGYVLDPTVHDVTIDSSTLKKGNMLSLTITNEKQPVVIPPVTQPPVVTPPGGGGGGTPETPPTTPTTPDGTTPTNPGQPSNNDDDDVPGGRVEPTPDDPFANVPVNDDPIPQGSGEPTPDTPTQPSQPGNEPSTPVSNNPTPDSPSDPEVPINDDPIPQGNVPVTPDKDIPVNDDPIPKGTVPSNPSTPTNTPDVDRLPQTGESSNMPFWLAGSALLLFGLIMRRVHHNKQARSK